The Acinonyx jubatus isolate Ajub_Pintada_27869175 chromosome D1, VMU_Ajub_asm_v1.0, whole genome shotgun sequence genome includes a window with the following:
- the FOXR1 gene encoding forkhead box protein R1 isoform X2 has protein sequence MGNESFLAFTTAHLPLAEQNLARYRLRIVEPPKVPVGKTPNSDQDGPALEPNLWMWVNPNIVYPPGKLEVPEPHKGEDLPGALPSPQPAPKEEDFASCSEATAVESLPPSSPSSEQSPPQKRFASSPRNWELTEEEEAEDQDDSSSVALPSPHKRAPLQSRRFRQASSQEGRLWSRPPLNYFHLIALALRNSAPCGLNVQQIYSFTRFEKVPVSVQGGAGTRPRSCLWKLTEEGRRRFAEEARALASSRLESIQRCMSQPDVMPFLFDL, from the exons TTGCCAGGTATAGACTTCGAATAGTTGAACCACCAAAAGTACCTGTGGGAAAAACGCCCAACTCTGATCAAGATG GCCCAGCTCTTGAGCCCAACCTGTGGATGTGGGTAAACCCCAACATCGTGTATCCCCCCGGAAAGCTGGAGGTCCCAGAACCTCATAAGGGAGAGGATCTCCCAGGtgcactcccctcccctcagccagCCCCCAAAGAGGAAGACTTTGCCAGCTGCTCAGAGGCCACGGCAGTGGAGTCACTGCCACCATCCTCGCCCTCCAGCGAGCAGTCTCCCCCTCAGAAGCGGTTTGCCTCTTCCCCCCGCAACTGGGAG ctcacagaagaggaggaggctgaggacCAGGATGACAGCTCCTCTGTGGCTCTCCCGTCCCCTCACAAAAGGGCCCCCCTCCAAAGTCGGAGGTTTCGGCAAGCCAGCAGCCAAGAGGGGAGGCTCTGGTCCCGGCCCCCTCTCAATTACTTCCACCTCATTGCACTGGCATTAAGAAACAGTGCCCCCTGTGGCCTCAACGTGCAACAGATCTACAGTTTCACTCG CTTTGAGAAAGTGCCGGTCAGCGTGCAGGGTGGCGCCGGCACACGGCCCCGCTCCTGCCTCTGGAAGTTAACTGAGGAGGGACGCCGCCGCTTTGCAGAGGAGGCCCGCGCCTTGGCCTCCAGTCGGCTGGAGAGCATCCAACGGTgcatgagccagccag ATGTGATGCCCTTCCTCTTTGACCTTTAA
- the FOXR1 gene encoding forkhead box protein R1 isoform X1: MGNESFLAFTTAHLPLAEQNLARYRLRIVEPPKVPVGKTPNSDQDGPALEPNLWMWVNPNIVYPPGKLEVPEPHKGEDLPGALPSPQPAPKEEDFASCSEATAVESLPPSSPSSEQSPPQKRFASSPRNWELTEEEEAEDQDDSSSVALPSPHKRAPLQSRRFRQASSQEGRLWSRPPLNYFHLIALALRNSAPCGLNVQQIYSFTRQHFPFFRTAPEGWKNTVRHNLCFRDSFEKVPVSVQGGAGTRPRSCLWKLTEEGRRRFAEEARALASSRLESIQRCMSQPDVMPFLFDL; this comes from the exons TTGCCAGGTATAGACTTCGAATAGTTGAACCACCAAAAGTACCTGTGGGAAAAACGCCCAACTCTGATCAAGATG GCCCAGCTCTTGAGCCCAACCTGTGGATGTGGGTAAACCCCAACATCGTGTATCCCCCCGGAAAGCTGGAGGTCCCAGAACCTCATAAGGGAGAGGATCTCCCAGGtgcactcccctcccctcagccagCCCCCAAAGAGGAAGACTTTGCCAGCTGCTCAGAGGCCACGGCAGTGGAGTCACTGCCACCATCCTCGCCCTCCAGCGAGCAGTCTCCCCCTCAGAAGCGGTTTGCCTCTTCCCCCCGCAACTGGGAG ctcacagaagaggaggaggctgaggacCAGGATGACAGCTCCTCTGTGGCTCTCCCGTCCCCTCACAAAAGGGCCCCCCTCCAAAGTCGGAGGTTTCGGCAAGCCAGCAGCCAAGAGGGGAGGCTCTGGTCCCGGCCCCCTCTCAATTACTTCCACCTCATTGCACTGGCATTAAGAAACAGTGCCCCCTGTGGCCTCAACGTGCAACAGATCTACAGTTTCACTCG ACAGCATTTCCCCTTTTTCCGGACGGCCCCGGAAGGCTGGAAGAATACCGTCCGTCACAATCTCTGTTTCCGAGACAGCTTTGAGAAAGTGCCGGTCAGCGTGCAGGGTGGCGCCGGCACACGGCCCCGCTCCTGCCTCTGGAAGTTAACTGAGGAGGGACGCCGCCGCTTTGCAGAGGAGGCCCGCGCCTTGGCCTCCAGTCGGCTGGAGAGCATCCAACGGTgcatgagccagccag ATGTGATGCCCTTCCTCTTTGACCTTTAA